The following proteins come from a genomic window of Maniola jurtina chromosome 15, ilManJurt1.1, whole genome shotgun sequence:
- the LOC123872730 gene encoding myosin heavy chain, muscle isoform X5, translated as MPKAAVQEGEDPDPTPYLFVSLEQKRIDQSKPYDGKKACWVPDEKEGFVQGEIKATKGDLVTVTLPGGETKDFKKDLVGQVNPPKYEKCEDMSNLTYLNDASVLYNLKQRYYHKLIYTYSGLFCVAINPYKRFPVYTFRCAKLYRGKRRSEVPPHIFAISDGAYVNMLTNHENQSMLITGESGAGKTENTKKVIAYFATVGASSKKEQTTSDKKGSLEDQVVQTNPVLEAFGNAKTVRNDNSSRFGKFIRIHFGPSGKLAGADIETYLLEKARVISQQALERSYHIFYQMMSGSVKGLKEICLLSNNVNDYNIVAQGKTVIPGVDDGEEMRLTDEAFDILGFTQEEKDNVYKITAAVMHMGCMKFKQRGREEQAEADGTEDGEKVAKLLGVDVQDLYKNLLKPRIKVGNEFVTQGRNKDQVTNSVGALCKGMFDRLFKWLVKKCNETLDTKQKRQHFIGVLDIAGFEIFDFNGFEQLCINFTNEKLQQFFNHHMFVLEQEEYQREGIHWEFIDFGMDLLACIDLIEKPMGILSILEEESMFPKATDQTFVEKLNNNHLGKSAPYLKPKPPKPGCQAAHFAIGHYAGNVGYNITGWLEKNKDPLNDTVVDQFKKGQNKLLVEIFADHPGQSGQPDAGGGGKGAGGKRAKGSAFQTVSSLYREQLNNLMTTLRSTQPHFVRCIIPNELKQAGLIDSHLVMHQLTCNGVLEGIRICRKGFPNRMVYPDFKLRYKILCPNLVKDPITPEKATEKILEHTGLDAESFRLGKTKVFFRAGVLGQMEELRDDRLSKIISWLQAYIRGYLSRKDFKKLQEQRLALQVVQRNLRKYLQLRTWPWWKLWQRVKPLLNVSRIEDEIAKLEEKAQKAQEAFEKEEKLRKEVEALNAKLLEEKANLLASLEGEKGSLSEIQDRANKLQAQKADVESQLRDTQDRLTQEEDARNQLFQAKKKLEQEVSGLKKDVEDLELSVQKSEQDKATKDHQIRNLNDEIAHQDELINKLNKEKKMQGESNQKTAEELQAAEDKVNHLNKVKQKLEQTLDELEDSLEREKKLRGDVEKQRRKVEGDLKLTQEAVADLERNKKELEQTVQRKDKEISSLTAKLEDEQSLVSKTQKQIKELQARIEELEEEVESERQARAKAEKQRADLARELEELGERLEEAGGATSAQIELNKKREAELSKLRRDLEEANIQHESTLANLRKKHNDAVAEMGEQLDQLNKLKSKAEKERAQYFSEVNDLRAGIDHLSNEKAASEKIIKQLQHQLNEVQNKADEANRTLNDLDAAKKKLSIENSDLLRQLEEAESQVSQLSKIKVSLTTQLEDTKRLADEEARERATLLGKFRNLEHDLDNIREQVEEEAEGKADLQRQLSKANAEAQLWRSKYESEGVARSEELEEAKRKLQARLAEAEETIESLNQKVVALEKTKQRLATEVEDLQLEVDRATAIANAAEKKQKAFDKIIGEWKLKVDDLAAELDASQKECRNYSTELFRLKGAYEEGQEQLEAVRRENKNLADEVKDLLDQIGEGGRNIHEIEKARKRLEAEKDELQAALEEAEAALEQEENKVLRAQLELSQVRQEIDRRIQEKEEEFENTRKNHQRALDSMQASLEAEAKGKAEALRMKKKLEADINELEIALDHANKANAEAQKNIKRYQGQIKDLQTALEEEQRARDDAREQLGISERRANALQNELEESRTLLEQADRARRQAEQELGDAHEQLNDLSAQNGSLSAAKRKLESELQTLHSDLDELLNEAKNSEEKAKKAMVDAARLADELRAEQEHAQTQEKLRKALEQQIKELQVRLDEAEANALKGGKKAIQKLEQRVRELENELDGEQRRHADAQKNLRKAERRIKELTFQGEEDRKNHERMQDLVDKLQQKIKTYKRQIEEAEEIAALNLAKFRKAQQELEEAEERADLAEQAISKFRGKGRAGSAARGVSPAPRSRPAFDGFGTFPPRFDLGPENDF; from the exons CAACCACGAGAATCAATCTATGTTGattac CGGTGAGTCTGGTGCTGGTAAGACTGAGAACACGAAAAAGGTAATCGCGTACTTCGCCACCGTCGGTGCCTCCTCGAAGAAGGAGCAGACCACCAGCGACAAGAAGGGATCTCTGGAAGACCAGGTCGTACAAACTAACCCTGTGCTTGAAGCCTTCGGTAACGCCAAGACTGTCCGTAACGACAACTCCTCCCGTTTC GGTAAATTCATCCGTATTCACTTCGGACCCTCTGGAAAACTGGCTGGTGCCGATATTGAGAcct ATCTGCTAGAGAAGGCCCGTGTCATCTCCCAACAGGCGCTCGAGCGTTCTTACCACATCTTCTACCAGATGATGTCTGGCTCCGTCAAAGGACTTAAAG AAATCTGCCTTCTGTCCAACAACGTCAACGATTATAACATCGTGGCGCAAGGCAAGACCGTCATCCCGGGCGTTGACGACGGCGAGGAAATGAGACTTACCGAC GAAGCCTTCGACATCCTGGGCTTCACCCAGGAAGAGAAGGACAACGTATACAAGATCACCGCCGCTGTCATGCACATGGGCTGCATGAAGTTCAAGCAGAGGGGTCGCGAGGAACAGGCTGAGGCCGACGGCACTGAG GACGGCGAGAAAGTCGCCAAGCTCCTCGGTGTGGACGTCCAGGACTTGTACAAGAACCTGTTGAAGCCCCGCATCAAGGTCGGAAACGAGTTCGTGACCCAGGGTCGTAACAAGGACCAGGTCACCAACTCCGTGGGTGCTCTTTGCAAGGGCATGTTCGATCGTCTCTTCAAGTGGCTCGTCAAGAAGTGTAACGAGACCCTAGACACCAAGCAGAAGAGGCAGCACTTCATCGGTGTACTGGATATTGCTGGTTTCGAAATCTTCGAC TTCAATGGGTTCGAACAACTTTGTATTAACTTCACCAATGAGAAATTGCAACAATTCTTCAACCACCACATGTTTGTGTTGGAGCAAGAAGAGTACCAACGCGAAGGCATTCATTGGGAATTTATTGATTTCGGAATGGACTTACTGGCCTGCATTGACCTTATCGAAAAG CCTATGGGTATCCTCTCAATTCTTGAGGAAGAGTCTATGTTCCCGAAAGCCACTGATCAGACGTTCGTGGAGAAGTTGAACAACAACCACTTGGGCAAGTCTGCTCCTTACTTGAAGCCCAAGCCCCCCAAGCCTGGTTGCCAAGCCGCTCACTTCGCTATTGGTCATTACGCCGGTAAT GTCGGTTACAACATCACTGGCTGGCTTGAGAAGAACAAGGACCCTCTTAACGACACCGTAGTCGACCAGTTCAAGAAGGGCCAGAACAAACTGTTGGTAGAGATCTTCGCTGACCATCCTGGACAGTCCGGCCAGCCTGATGCCGGTGGCGGCGGCAAGG GCGCTGGTGGCAAGCGTGCTAAGGGTTCCGCCTTCCAGACCGTATCATCACTCTACAGG GAACAACTGAACAACTTGATGACAACGCTGAGGTCGACACAGCCTCACTTCGTGCGTTGTATCATTCCCAATGAATTGAAGCAGGCCG GTCTCATCGACTCTCACCTTGTGATGCACCAGCTCACCTGTAACGGTGTGCTGGAAGGCATCCGTATTTGCCGTAAAGGTTTCCCCAACAGGATGGTCTACCCTGACTTCAAGCTCCG ATACAAAATTCTGTGCCCGAACCTGGTCAAAGATCCAATTACACCAGAGAAAGCCACCGAGAAAATTCTCGAACATACCGGCTTGGATGCGGAGTCTTTCAGGCTCGGGAAAACCAAG GTATTCTTCCGCGCCGGTGTCCTGGGTCAGATGGAAGAGTTGCGTGATGACAGGCTCTCCAAGATCATATCTTGGCTCCAGGCCTACATCCGTGGTTACCTCTCCAGGAAGGACTTCAAGAAACTGCAAGAACAGAG ATTGGCCCTCCAAGTCGTCCAGCGCAACTTGCGCAAGTACCTCCAGCTGCGCACCTGGCCCTGGTGGAAGCTGTGGCAGAGGGTCAAGCCCCTGCTCAACGTCTCCCGCATCGAGGACGAGATCGCG AAACTGGAAGAGAAGGCACAGAAGGCCCAGGAAGCCTTCGAGAAGGAAGAGAAGCTTCGCAAGGAAGTCGAGGCCCTCAACGCCAAACTCCTCGAAGAGAAGGCAAACCTTCTGGCTTCTCTCGAAGGCGAGAAGGGCTCGCTCTCTGAAATCCAGGACCGCGCCAACAAGCTCCAGGCGCAGAAGGCTGACGTCGAGAGCCAACTTCGG GACACACAAGACCGCCTAACTCAAGAGGAGGATGCCCGTAACCAACTCTTCCAAGCCAAGAAGAAGTTGGAACAGGAAGTGTCCGGCTTGAAGAAGGATGTAGAAGATCTCGAACTTTCCGTCCAGAAGTCCGAACAAGACAAGGCCACCAAGGATCACCAGATCCGCAACTTGAACGATGAGATCGCCCACCAGGACGAGCTCATCAACAAGCTCAACAAGGAGAAGAAGATGCAAGGCGAGAGCAACCAGAAGACCGCGGAAGAGCTGCAAGCGGCTGAGGACAAGGTCAACCACCTCAACAAGGTCAAGCAGAAGCTCGAGCAGACCCTCGACGAGCTCGAGGACTCCTTGGAGCGCGAGAAGAAACTGCGTGGTGACGTCGAGAAGCAGAGGAGGAAGGTCGAGGGTGACCTCAAGCTCACCCAGGAAGCCGTCGCCGACCTCGAACGCAACAAGAAGGAGCTCGAACAGACCGTCCAGCGCAAGGACAAGGAAATCTCTTCCCTCACCGCCAAGCTCGAGGACGAACAGTCTCTCGTCAGCAAGACCCAGAAACAGATCAAGGAACTGCAAGCCCGCATCGAGGAATTGGAAGAGGAAGTCGAATCCGAACGCCAGGCCCGCGCTAAAGCCGAGAAGCAACGCGCCGATCTCGCTCGAGAACTCGAGGAGCTCGGTGAGCGTCTCGAGGAAGCCGGCGGCGCCACCTCTGCTCAGATCGAACTCAACAAGAAGCGCGAGGCTGAGCTCAGCAAACTCCGCCGCGACTTGGAAGAGGCCAACATCCAGCACGAGTCCACCCTCGCCAACCTCCGCAAGAAGCACAACGATGCCGTTGCTGAGATGGGCGAGCAGCTCGACCAGCTCAACAAACTTAAGTCCAA GGCTGAGAAAGAACGCGCTCAATACTTTAGCGAAGTCAATGACCTTCGCGCCGGTATCGACCACTTGTCCAACGAAAAG GCTGCCTCAGAAAAGATCATCAAGCAACTCCAACACCAGCTCAACGAGGTCCAGAACAAGGCTGATGAAGCTAACCGCACCCTCAATGACCTGGATGCCGCCAAGAAGAAGTTGTCCATCGAGAACTCTGACCTGCTCCGCCAGTTGGAGGAGGCCGAGTCCCAGGTGTCGCAGCTCTCCAAGATCAAGGTGTCGCTCACCACACAGTTGGAAGACACCAAGAGGCTCGCTGACGAAGAGGCCAGG gaACGCGCCACACTTCTTGGCAAGTTCCGTAACCTTGAACACGACTTGGACAACATCCGTGAGCAAGTGGAAGAGGAAGCCGAAGGCAAGGCTGACTTACAACGCCAGCTTTCCAAGGCTAACGCTGAAGCTCAATTATGGCGCTCCAAGTACGAGTCTGAGGGTGTCGCTCGCTCTGAGGAACTCGAGGAGGCCAAGCGCAAGCTCCAGGCCCGCCTCGCCGAAGCAGAGGAGACCATTGAATCCCTCAACCAGAAGGTCGTTGCCCTCGAAAAGACCAAGCAGCGTCTCGCTACCGAAGTGGAGGACCTGCAGCTCGAGGTCGACCGTGCCACCGCCATTGCCAATGCCGCTGAGAAGAAGCAAAAGGCCTTCGACAAAATCATTGGTGAATGGAAGCTCAAGGTTGACGACCTTGCCGCTGAACTCGATGCCAGCCAGAAGGAATGCCGCAACTACTCCACCGAACTGTTCCGCCTCAAGGGAGCTTACGAAGAAGGCCAGGAACAACTCGAGGCTGTCCGCCGCGAGAACAAAAACCTTGCCGACGAAGTTAAAGATTTACTGGACCAGATCGGTGAGGGTGGCCGCAACATTCACGAAATCGAGAAGGCCAGGAAGCGTCTCGAAGCCGAGAAGGACGAGCTCCAGGCTGCCCTCGAGGAGGCCGAAGCGGCCCTCGAACAGGAGGAGAACAAGGTCCTGCGTGCTCAGCTCGAGCTGTCCCAGGTCAGACAGGAGATTGACAGGAGGATCCAGGAGAAGGAAGAGGAATTCGAAAACACCCGCAAGAACCACCAACGCGCATTGGACTCCATGCAGGCTTCCCTCGAAGCCGAGGCTAAGGGCAAGGCGGAGGCCCTGCGCATGAAGAAGAAGCTCGAGGCTGACATCAATGAACTTGAAATCGCCCTCGACCATGCCAACAAGGCTAACGCTGAGGCTCAGAAGAACATCAAACGCTACCAGGGTCAAATCAAGGACCTCCAGACCGCATTAGAAGAGGAACAGCGTGCCCGTGACGATGCCCGCGAGCAGCTCGGTATCTCAGAGCGTCGCGCCAACGCCCTCCAGAACGAACTTGAGGAATCTCGTACACTTCTGGAACAGGCCGACCGCGCTCGTCGCCAGGCTGAACAGGAACTCGGCGATGCTCACGAACAGCTCAACGATCTCTCTGCACAGAACGGCTCACTCTCCGCTGCCAAGAGGAAACTCGAATCCGAACTCCAGACCCTACACTCCGACCTCGACGAGCTCCTCAACGAGGCTAAGAACTCCGAAGAGAAGGCGAAGAAGGCCATGGTGGACGCCGCCAGGCTCGCCGACGAGCTCCGCGCTGAGCAGGAGCACGCCCAGACACAGGAGAAACTCCGCAAAGCCCTCGAACAACAGATCAAGGAACTGCAGGTCAGGCTCGACGAGGCCGAGGCGAACGCGCTCAAGGGAGGCAAGAAGGCCATCCAGAAACTCGAACAGAGGGTACGAGAGCTGGAGAACGAGCTCGACGGTGAACAGAGAAGACACGCAGACGCACAGAAGAACCTGCGTAAGGCCGAGAGGCGTATCAAGGAACTGACTTTCCAGGGTGAGGAGGACCGCAAGAACCACGAGCGTATGCAGGACCTCGTCGACAAACTTCAGCAGAAGATCAAGACCTACAAGAGGCAGATCGAGGAAGCCGAAGAAATTGCCGCCCTCAACTTGGCCAAGTTCCGCAAGGCGCAACAGGAATTAGAGGAAGCCGAAGAAAGGGCAGACCTTGCCGAACAAGCGATCAGCAAATTCCGTGGCAAGGGACGCGCGGGATCCGCAGCGAGAGGAGTCAGTCCGGCG
- the LOC123872730 gene encoding myosin heavy chain, muscle isoform X43 translates to MPKAAVQEGEDPDPTPYLFVSLEQKRIDQSKPYDGKKACWVPDEKEGFVQGEIKATKGDLVTVTLPGGETKDFKKDLVGQVNPPKYEKCEDMSNLTYLNDASVLYNLKQRYYHKLIYTYSGLFCVAINPYKRFPVYTFRCAKLYRGKRRSEVPPHIFAISDGAYVNMLTNHENQSMLITGESGAGKTENTKKVIAYFATVGASSKKEQTTSDKKGSLEDQVVQTNPVLEAFGNAKTVRNDNSSRFGKFIRIHFGPSGKLAGADIETYLLEKARVISQQALERSYHIFYQMMSGSVKGLKEICLLSNNVNDYNIVAQGKTVIPGVDDGEEMRLTDEAFDILGFTQEEKDNVYKITAAVMHMGCMKFKQRGREEQAEADGTEDGEKVAKLLGVDVQDLYKNLLKPRIKVGNEFVTQGRNKDQVTNSVGALCKGMFDRLFKWLVKKCNETLDTKQKRQHFIGVLDIAGFEIFDFNGFEQLCINFTNEKLQQFFNHHMFVLEQEEYQREGIHWEFIDFGMDLLACIDLIEKPMGILSILEEESMFPKATDQTFVEKLNNNHLGKSAPYLKPKPPKPGCQAAHFAIGHYAGNVGYNITGWLEKNKDPLNDTVVDQFKKGQNKLLVEIFADHPGQSGQPDAGGGGKGGRGKKGGGFATVSSAYKEQLNNLMTTLRSTQPHFVRCIIPNELKQAGLIDSHLVMHQLTCNGVLEGIRICRKGFPNRMVYPDFKLRYKILAPQAVEKESDPKKIAQVILDATGLDVESYRLGHTKVFFRAGVLGQMEELRDDRLSKIISWLQAYIRGYLSRKDFKKLQEQRLALQVVQRNLRKYLQLRTWPWWKLWQRVKPLLNVSRIEDEIAKLEEKAQKAQEAFEKEEKLRKEVEALNAKLLEEKANLLASLEGEKGSLSEIQDRANKLQAQKADVESQLRDTQDRLTQEEDARNQLFQAKKKLEQEVSGLKKDVEDLELSVQKSEQDKATKDHQIRNLNDEIAHQDELINKLNKEKKMQGESNQKTAEELQAAEDKVNHLNKVKQKLEQTLDELEDSLEREKKLRGDVEKQRRKVEGDLKLTQEAVADLERNKKELEQTVQRKDKEISSLTAKLEDEQSLVSKTQKQIKELQARIEELEEEVESERQARAKAEKQRADLARELEELGERLEEAGGATSAQIELNKKREAELSKLRRDLEEANIQHESTLANLRKKHNDAVAEMGEQLDQLNKLKSKAEHDRASCYNELNNTRAAIDQVAREKAASEKIIKQLQHQLNEVQNKADEANRTLNDLDAAKKKLSIENSDLLRQLEEAESQVSQLSKIKVSLTTQLEDTKRLADEEARERATLLGKFRNLEHDLDNIREQVEEEAEGKADLQRQLSKANAEAQLWRSKYESEGVARSEELEEAKRKLQARLAEAEETIESLNQKVVALEKTKQRLATEVEDLQLEVDRATAIANAAEKKQKAFDKIIGEWKLKVDDLAAELDASQKECRNYSTELFRLKGAYEEGQEQLEAVRRENKNLADEVKDLLDQIGEGGRNIHEIEKARKRLEAEKDELQAALEEAEAALEQEENKVLRAQLELSQVRQEIDRRIQEKEEEFENTRKNHQRALDSMQASLEAEAKGKAEALRMKKKLEADINELEIALDHANKANAEAQKNIKRYQGQIKDLQTALEEEQRARDDAREQLGISERRANALQNELEESRTLLEQADRARRQAEQELGDAHEQLNDLSAQNGSLSAAKRKLESELQTLHSDLDELLNEAKNSEEKAKKAMVDAARLADELRAEQEHAQTQEKLRKALEQQIKELQVRLDEAEANALKGGKKAIQKLEQRVRELENELDGEQRRHADAQKNLRKAERRIKELTFQGEEDRKNHERMQDLVDKLQQKIKTYKRQIEEAEEIAALNLAKFRKAQQELEEAEERADLAEQAISKFRGKGRAGSAARGVSPAPRSRPAFDGFGTFPPRFDLGPENDF, encoded by the exons CAACCACGAGAATCAATCTATGTTGattac CGGTGAGTCTGGTGCTGGTAAGACTGAGAACACGAAAAAGGTAATCGCGTACTTCGCCACCGTCGGTGCCTCCTCGAAGAAGGAGCAGACCACCAGCGACAAGAAGGGATCTCTGGAAGACCAGGTCGTACAAACTAACCCTGTGCTTGAAGCCTTCGGTAACGCCAAGACTGTCCGTAACGACAACTCCTCCCGTTTC GGTAAATTCATCCGTATTCACTTCGGACCCTCTGGAAAACTGGCTGGTGCCGATATTGAGAcct ATCTGCTAGAGAAGGCCCGTGTCATCTCCCAACAGGCGCTCGAGCGTTCTTACCACATCTTCTACCAGATGATGTCTGGCTCCGTCAAAGGACTTAAAG AAATCTGCCTTCTGTCCAACAACGTCAACGATTATAACATCGTGGCGCAAGGCAAGACCGTCATCCCGGGCGTTGACGACGGCGAGGAAATGAGACTTACCGAC GAAGCCTTCGACATCCTGGGCTTCACCCAGGAAGAGAAGGACAACGTATACAAGATCACCGCCGCTGTCATGCACATGGGCTGCATGAAGTTCAAGCAGAGGGGTCGCGAGGAACAGGCTGAGGCCGACGGCACTGAG GACGGCGAGAAAGTCGCCAAGCTCCTCGGTGTGGACGTCCAGGACTTGTACAAGAACCTGTTGAAGCCCCGCATCAAGGTCGGAAACGAGTTCGTGACCCAGGGTCGTAACAAGGACCAGGTCACCAACTCCGTGGGTGCTCTTTGCAAGGGCATGTTCGATCGTCTCTTCAAGTGGCTCGTCAAGAAGTGTAACGAGACCCTAGACACCAAGCAGAAGAGGCAGCACTTCATCGGTGTACTGGATATTGCTGGTTTCGAAATCTTCGAC TTCAATGGGTTCGAACAACTTTGTATTAACTTCACCAATGAGAAATTGCAACAATTCTTCAACCACCACATGTTTGTGTTGGAGCAAGAAGAGTACCAACGCGAAGGCATTCATTGGGAATTTATTGATTTCGGAATGGACTTACTGGCCTGCATTGACCTTATCGAAAAG CCTATGGGTATCCTCTCAATTCTTGAGGAAGAGTCTATGTTCCCGAAAGCCACTGATCAGACGTTCGTGGAGAAGTTGAACAACAACCACTTGGGCAAGTCTGCTCCTTACTTGAAGCCCAAGCCCCCCAAGCCTGGTTGCCAAGCCGCTCACTTCGCTATTGGTCATTACGCCGGTAAT GTCGGTTACAACATCACTGGCTGGCTTGAGAAGAACAAGGACCCTCTTAACGACACCGTAGTCGACCAGTTCAAGAAGGGCCAGAACAAACTGTTGGTAGAGATCTTCGCTGACCATCCTGGACAGTCCGGCCAGCCTGATGCCGGTGGCGGCGGCAAGG GAGGTCGCGGTAAGAAGGGCGGTGGTTTTGCTACTGTCTCTTCCGCATACAAG GAACAACTGAACAACTTGATGACAACGCTGAGGTCGACACAGCCTCACTTCGTGCGTTGTATCATTCCCAATGAATTGAAGCAGGCCG GTCTCATCGACTCTCACCTTGTGATGCACCAGCTCACCTGTAACGGTGTGCTGGAAGGCATCCGTATTTGCCGTAAAGGTTTCCCCAACAGGATGGTCTACCCTGACTTCAAGCTCCG CTACAAGATCCTCGCTCCTCAAGCTGTGGAAAAGGAATCTGACCCCAAGAAAATCGCTCAAGTCATCTTGGATGCCACAGGCTTGGATGTCGAGTCCTATCGTCTGGGCCACACCAAG GTATTCTTCCGCGCCGGTGTCCTGGGTCAGATGGAAGAGTTGCGTGATGACAGGCTCTCCAAGATCATATCTTGGCTCCAGGCCTACATCCGTGGTTACCTCTCCAGGAAGGACTTCAAGAAACTGCAAGAACAGAG ATTGGCCCTCCAAGTCGTCCAGCGCAACTTGCGCAAGTACCTCCAGCTGCGCACCTGGCCCTGGTGGAAGCTGTGGCAGAGGGTCAAGCCCCTGCTCAACGTCTCCCGCATCGAGGACGAGATCGCG AAACTGGAAGAGAAGGCACAGAAGGCCCAGGAAGCCTTCGAGAAGGAAGAGAAGCTTCGCAAGGAAGTCGAGGCCCTCAACGCCAAACTCCTCGAAGAGAAGGCAAACCTTCTGGCTTCTCTCGAAGGCGAGAAGGGCTCGCTCTCTGAAATCCAGGACCGCGCCAACAAGCTCCAGGCGCAGAAGGCTGACGTCGAGAGCCAACTTCGG GACACACAAGACCGCCTAACTCAAGAGGAGGATGCCCGTAACCAACTCTTCCAAGCCAAGAAGAAGTTGGAACAGGAAGTGTCCGGCTTGAAGAAGGATGTAGAAGATCTCGAACTTTCCGTCCAGAAGTCCGAACAAGACAAGGCCACCAAGGATCACCAGATCCGCAACTTGAACGATGAGATCGCCCACCAGGACGAGCTCATCAACAAGCTCAACAAGGAGAAGAAGATGCAAGGCGAGAGCAACCAGAAGACCGCGGAAGAGCTGCAAGCGGCTGAGGACAAGGTCAACCACCTCAACAAGGTCAAGCAGAAGCTCGAGCAGACCCTCGACGAGCTCGAGGACTCCTTGGAGCGCGAGAAGAAACTGCGTGGTGACGTCGAGAAGCAGAGGAGGAAGGTCGAGGGTGACCTCAAGCTCACCCAGGAAGCCGTCGCCGACCTCGAACGCAACAAGAAGGAGCTCGAACAGACCGTCCAGCGCAAGGACAAGGAAATCTCTTCCCTCACCGCCAAGCTCGAGGACGAACAGTCTCTCGTCAGCAAGACCCAGAAACAGATCAAGGAACTGCAAGCCCGCATCGAGGAATTGGAAGAGGAAGTCGAATCCGAACGCCAGGCCCGCGCTAAAGCCGAGAAGCAACGCGCCGATCTCGCTCGAGAACTCGAGGAGCTCGGTGAGCGTCTCGAGGAAGCCGGCGGCGCCACCTCTGCTCAGATCGAACTCAACAAGAAGCGCGAGGCTGAGCTCAGCAAACTCCGCCGCGACTTGGAAGAGGCCAACATCCAGCACGAGTCCACCCTCGCCAACCTCCGCAAGAAGCACAACGATGCCGTTGCTGAGATGGGCGAGCAGCTCGACCAGCTCAACAAACTTAAGTCCAA GGCTGAACATGATCGCGCGTCTTGCTACAACGAGCTTAACAACACACGCGCGGCCATTGACCAAGTCGCGAGAGAGAAG GCTGCCTCAGAAAAGATCATCAAGCAACTCCAACACCAGCTCAACGAGGTCCAGAACAAGGCTGATGAAGCTAACCGCACCCTCAATGACCTGGATGCCGCCAAGAAGAAGTTGTCCATCGAGAACTCTGACCTGCTCCGCCAGTTGGAGGAGGCCGAGTCCCAGGTGTCGCAGCTCTCCAAGATCAAGGTGTCGCTCACCACACAGTTGGAAGACACCAAGAGGCTCGCTGACGAAGAGGCCAGG gaACGCGCCACACTTCTTGGCAAGTTCCGTAACCTTGAACACGACTTGGACAACATCCGTGAGCAAGTGGAAGAGGAAGCCGAAGGCAAGGCTGACTTACAACGCCAGCTTTCCAAGGCTAACGCTGAAGCTCAATTATGGCGCTCCAAGTACGAGTCTGAGGGTGTCGCTCGCTCTGAGGAACTCGAGGAGGCCAAGCGCAAGCTCCAGGCCCGCCTCGCCGAAGCAGAGGAGACCATTGAATCCCTCAACCAGAAGGTCGTTGCCCTCGAAAAGACCAAGCAGCGTCTCGCTACCGAAGTGGAGGACCTGCAGCTCGAGGTCGACCGTGCCACCGCCATTGCCAATGCCGCTGAGAAGAAGCAAAAGGCCTTCGACAAAATCATTGGTGAATGGAAGCTCAAGGTTGACGACCTTGCCGCTGAACTCGATGCCAGCCAGAAGGAATGCCGCAACTACTCCACCGAACTGTTCCGCCTCAAGGGAGCTTACGAAGAAGGCCAGGAACAACTCGAGGCTGTCCGCCGCGAGAACAAAAACCTTGCCGACGAAGTTAAAGATTTACTGGACCAGATCGGTGAGGGTGGCCGCAACATTCACGAAATCGAGAAGGCCAGGAAGCGTCTCGAAGCCGAGAAGGACGAGCTCCAGGCTGCCCTCGAGGAGGCCGAAGCGGCCCTCGAACAGGAGGAGAACAAGGTCCTGCGTGCTCAGCTCGAGCTGTCCCAGGTCAGACAGGAGATTGACAGGAGGATCCAGGAGAAGGAAGAGGAATTCGAAAACACCCGCAAGAACCACCAACGCGCATTGGACTCCATGCAGGCTTCCCTCGAAGCCGAGGCTAAGGGCAAGGCGGAGGCCCTGCGCATGAAGAAGAAGCTCGAGGCTGACATCAATGAACTTGAAATCGCCCTCGACCATGCCAACAAGGCTAACGCTGAGGCTCAGAAGAACATCAAACGCTACCAGGGTCAAATCAAGGACCTCCAGACCGCATTAGAAGAGGAACAGCGTGCCCGTGACGATGCCCGCGAGCAGCTCGGTATCTCAGAGCGTCGCGCCAACGCCCTCCAGAACGAACTTGAGGAATCTCGTACACTTCTGGAACAGGCCGACCGCGCTCGTCGCCAGGCTGAACAGGAACTCGGCGATGCTCACGAACAGCTCAACGATCTCTCTGCACAGAACGGCTCACTCTCCGCTGCCAAGAGGAAACTCGAATCCGAACTCCAGACCCTACACTCCGACCTCGACGAGCTCCTCAACGAGGCTAAGAACTCCGAAGAGAAGGCGAAGAAGGCCATGGTGGACGCCGCCAGGCTCGCCGACGAGCTCCGCGCTGAGCAGGAGCACGCCCAGACACAGGAGAAACTCCGCAAAGCCCTCGAACAACAGATCAAGGAACTGCAGGTCAGGCTCGACGAGGCCGAGGCGAACGCGCTCAAGGGAGGCAAGAAGGCCATCCAGAAACTCGAACAGAGGGTACGAGAGCTGGAGAACGAGCTCGACGGTGAACAGAGAAGACACGCAGACGCACAGAAGAACCTGCGTAAGGCCGAGAGGCGTATCAAGGAACTGACTTTCCAGGGTGAGGAGGACCGCAAGAACCACGAGCGTATGCAGGACCTCGTCGACAAACTTCAGCAGAAGATCAAGACCTACAAGAGGCAGATCGAGGAAGCCGAAGAAATTGCCGCCCTCAACTTGGCCAAGTTCCGCAAGGCGCAACAGGAATTAGAGGAAGCCGAAGAAAGGGCAGACCTTGCCGAACAAGCGATCAGCAAATTCCGTGGCAAGGGACGCGCGGGATCCGCAGCGAGAGGAGTCAGTCCGGCG